One Microbaculum marinisediminis genomic window, CGAGTCCTGCCGATTCCAACCTCCGATTCCGGAGAATTGTCTCAATCCGCACCGGGCCGCGTCGTTCGGAAATTCTCGCGATAGCGAAGCGGGCTTAGCCCGAGACGGCGCTGGAAGACGCTGCGCATCTGTTCCGAGCTACCGAAACCGCAATCGAACGCGATTGCCTTCAACGCGAGATCGGACGCCTCGAGCAGGTTACGGGCGTGATCCAGGCGGATGTTTTCGATGAACTCGTGCGGGGTTACGCCGAGTTCCTTCACAAACAGCCGGGCAAGACTGCGTGAGCTCGTGCCGGCGATGGCGGCGAGACGCCGGACCGGAAAGGGCTCATCGAGGTTTTCCATGACATAGGCCTGGACCTTCCCCAGCGGCGTTTCAGGATCGCTCCGCGGAAGCAGGAACGGGCTGAACTGGGATTGCCCGCCTTGGCGCTGCGCCGCGACGACCAGGCGCTTCGCGCAGGCAAGTGCGACATGCTCTCCATGATCCTCGCCGACAAGCGCAAGCGCGAGATCGATACCCGCCGTCACGCCGGCAGACGTCACCAGCCGGCCGTCGCGGGCGAATATGCGATCATGTTCGACACGCGCGGCGGGAAACGCCTCGGCAAGGCAGGCGGCATTCTGCCAATGTGTGGTGACGAGACGGCCATCGAGCAGCCCGGCATGGCCGAGCGCGAAGGCGCCCGTGCAGATCGATCCGTATCGCGCGGCCCTTGCTCCCCAATCCCGGAGCCAGGCCGACATGATTGCGTCCTCGCTCCCCTCAGGCAGTCCGGGCCCTCCGGCGACGAGCACGGTGTGAAAAACACGCGATGCGTCTGCGAAACGCATATGCGCGGCCATCGGGGTTCCGTTGGATGCCCGGATCAGCGCCGTGGTGCCGGCGAGCAACAGGCAGCGATACCCTTCGCCCTCGGCCAGAAACCCGTTTGCTTCCGAGAAAACATCGAGGGGACCAGCCACGTCGAGGGATTGCACCCCGTCATGGATGACCAGCGCGATATCCCGTTTCGCCATCGCCCACCCCTTTCACCAAGGCTCCGGATCAGGAGCCGGGCAGCATATATGGCCTGACTGGCAGAAAATCCACGGTCATGCAGATTGCAGCCAAACCGGCCCGCAGCAATAAACGGGGAGCCAAGACAAGCCAGGCGCCGCGACGCCGCTCTTCGCGGGGCGCGGGCAGCCAGGCGCCCTTTCTGCATTGG contains:
- a CDS encoding GlxA family transcriptional regulator, whose product is MAKRDIALVIHDGVQSLDVAGPLDVFSEANGFLAEGEGYRCLLLAGTTALIRASNGTPMAAHMRFADASRVFHTVLVAGGPGLPEGSEDAIMSAWLRDWGARAARYGSICTGAFALGHAGLLDGRLVTTHWQNAACLAEAFPAARVEHDRIFARDGRLVTSAGVTAGIDLALALVGEDHGEHVALACAKRLVVAAQRQGGQSQFSPFLLPRSDPETPLGKVQAYVMENLDEPFPVRRLAAIAGTSSRSLARLFVKELGVTPHEFIENIRLDHARNLLEASDLALKAIAFDCGFGSSEQMRSVFQRRLGLSPLRYRENFRTTRPGAD